In the genome of Dermacentor andersoni chromosome 3, qqDerAnde1_hic_scaffold, whole genome shotgun sequence, one region contains:
- the LOC126546849 gene encoding uncharacterized protein isoform X3: MAKTSMGSKASRTVATNSPTLIHRAKVRHMEGTELSQLRPLLRLPPAALLHTLPVPPRAMGRKHNQLLRRATQHHSQQPRAHMELQPDTVPHSRHPSRHPSSLNNRALTSMEAPAQHLTALAMVLRQVVPPMGRPRGLRDKSVDRHNQAVLLGARVVPPSPLSQVHRQGPPVAMGVGIMDGVEEGPQGAWLDPMEVHLGHPLEEVAAATGDHRQEDMGVPVDMAVAKVGQACTAIVEEEVASRPSEEMADTIFVSNLPEDVGEVQLAEHFGAIGLIKIDKKTGKNKIWIYKDKITGKGKGEATITYDDPPTAGSAITWFHGKEFMGGKINVELAQRKTPFGGGFGGGMGGRGGPRGGRGGPRGGGGGGGGGRGGGPDSGMGGRDGDWKCPNPACGNNNFSWRVQCNRCSAPRDGPGGPGGPDNGPPGMRGGMRGGPRGGRGGDRGGRGGGPPMGGRGGGPPMGGGGPPMGGRGGGFGPGRGGPGRGGPMRGGPGGDRGDRRARPY, from the exons GCCAAAGTGCGACATATGGAGGGTACGGAGCTCAGCCAGCTCCGGCCCCTCCTCCGGCTGCCGCCAGCAGCACTGCTGCATACCCTCCCAGTGCCACCACGGGCTATGGGGCGCAAGCACAACCAGCTCCTGCGGCGGGCTACGCAGCACCACAGCCAGCAGCCCAGGGCGCATATGGAGCTGCAGCCGGATACGGTGCCCCACAGCCGACACCCCAGCCGACACCCCAGCAGCCTCAACAACCGGGCTCTCACCAGTATGGAGGCGCCGGCGCAACACCTTACGGCTCTAGCTATGGTGCTGCGGCAGGTGGTGCCCCCTATGGGCAGGCCCAGGGGCCTCCGGGACAAATCGGTGGACCGCCACAACCAGGCGGTGCTTTTGGGGGCCAGGGTGGTCCCCCCCAGCCCCCTCAGCCAGGTGCACCGTCAGGGCCCCCCAGTAGCTATGGGAGTGGGGATTATGGACGGGGTGGAGGAGGGCCCCCAGGGGGCATGGCTGGACCCCAtggaggtccacctgggccaccctctggaggaggtggcggcggctACGGGGGACCACCGCCAGGAGGATATGGGGGTCCCGGTGGATATGGCGGTGGCCAAG GTGGGCCAGGCATGTACGGCGATCGTGGAGGAAGAGGTGGCTTCAA GACCTTCCGAGGAGATGGCAGACACCATATTTGTCTCCAACTTGCCAGAGGATGTTGGCGAGGTTCAGCTGGCTGAGCATTTTGGTGCCATTGGACTGATCAAG ATTGACAAGAAGACTGGGAAGAACAAGATCTGGATCTACAAGGACAAGATCACGGGCAAAGGCAAGGGAGAAGCGACCATCACTTATGATGATCCTCCAACTGCTGGTTCAGCCATCACATGGTTTCATG GCAAAGAGTTCATGGGTGGCAAGATCAATGTCGAGCTAGCCCAGCGCAAGACTCCGTTCGGCGGTGGCTTTGGTGGTGGAATGGGCGGCCGTGGAGGGCCCCGGGGTGGACGAGGTGGCCCCCGAGGCGGCGGAGGCGGTGGTGGAGGAGGTCGTGGAGGTGGTCCTGATAGTGGAATGGGCGGCCGTGATGGAGACTGGAAATGCCCGAACCC GGCATGTGGCAACAACAATTTTTCCTGGCGTGTTCAGTGCAACCGATGTTCAGCTCCACGCGATGGCCCTGGCGGGCCTGGAGGTCCCGATAATGGGCCACCAGGAATGCGGGGTGGCATGAGGGGCGGGCCCCGTGGAGGTCGTGGTGGTGACCGAGGTGGTCGTGGAGGAGGACCACCCATGGGTGGACGAGGTGGTGGACCACCCATGGGTGGAGGAGGCCCACCAATGGGTGGCCGTGGTGGTGGCTTCGGACCGGGTCGTGGGGGTCCTGGTCGCGGCGGACCCATGCGAGGTGGACCCGG CGGAGACAGAGGTGACAGAAGAGCACGACCTTACTAG
- the LOC129380799 gene encoding uncharacterized protein, with amino-acid sequence MCRTSVLLRWSLLLWMLKDDDALAYKCSEVSDTVFDRASECVLKVMHPAMLEAFGKSQPSAITASGTPDLQRVKQTWNKSCTTQANSITELLVPSQADEDKARLTFMVETCLNSTIFTTQFEASAAAK; translated from the exons ATGTGCAGGACATCCGTACTTCTCCGCTGGTCGCTTCTTCTGTGGATGCTTAAAGACGACGACGCCTTGGCCTACAAGTGTTCGG AAGTCTCTGACACAGTGTTCGACCGGGCTTCGGAATGTGTCCTGAAGGTGATGCACCCAGCC ATGCTAGAGGCGTTCGGGAAGAGCCAACCCTCTGCGATCACCGCTTCTGGGACGCCGGACCTTCAGAGAGTCAAGCAAACATGGAACAAAAGCTGCACTACTCAAGCCAACAGCATT ACTGAACTACTGGTGCCAAGTCAAGCT GATGAAGATAAAGCCAGGTTGACATTCATGGTCGAAACCTGCCTCAACAGCACCATTTTCACCACTCAGTTCGAG GCGTCAGCAGCAGCCAAGTGA